TACTGACATGCTCATAGAAGGAGAGCACAAGGTAAAACAATATTATACCTACCTCGAGCAGATGAAGGCCAATGTTACGGTTGCTCCCTCGCTCACAATCTATAGCACCTCTCCATCGGGCAAGTGTCCTCCACACCTAAACGTTAAACTGCCCTGTGCCTTCTACAGTGTCAGATTTATACACTGAAAACAGCAAGTGTGGGTGGTGGCCGGTGGGCTGCAGACATCAGCCCAAGTGTTGACTTGCGAGGTGCTGGTGTCTGTTGTGGTCACTTTACTCTCAGTCATGTTCTACACACACAAGAAGCAACCTGCTAGAACTTCATAACCCCCCTTGCACACAAATCCAGCAGCAAGAAAACTATCTGTGCTATTAAGGTTGAAAAAAGTAAAAGGTAAGAATAACCTTTGACAGTGTGGTTTTTCACAGCTCATATTTCTAAATATTGAATACTTTTGCTACTGTTTTACACATATGAGCGTGACTATCTGTTCAGAGCTTTTTGAAAGGGGaggttcacttttttttcttttttaaccttGACCCGTTAAGACATTGTTGGGTATCATATAGAATTgcacagaaacaaaacaaaacaaaacaaatcattgAACACTTCAGTATAGAGAGTTACCACTTGGCTTATACAAAGTACAGATGAGGACTAATTTAAGCCTTGAAAATCCATGACTTATCTTCTTTTCAATAATGGGAAGCGCACCTTCCAATCAGACATGCCCTAATTTGTTCCACTAAGAAATAATAGATGTAAACCATGCTTCCTGTTGGGTTGAAATGATGTTATTTTGCACATCCCACAAATGTGTCTTCCTTGCTACATCCGTACCATACTGCACAAGCTCCAGTCTCTGGAAGTACAAGAAGGTTTGCAGATGGTTGGGATGGACTGCATCCACTGCAAGAAGTAGTTCCAGATCAGATCAGATTTTGCTCCTTTTCAGAACATTAATAAACATAAAATAATTGGAAGATTGGATTGATTGTACATTGAGCTTCCCCTTTATGAAAATGAAATGTATCACAGTTTCTTAAATGATTCCCCCATCGAAGTTTGTTGAAGCCCAGTGAGAAGATTCAGCAAAGTGGAACATTTCTCATTGTACTGAAGTGGTCGGTAAAGTTTTTGTCTGTTCAATTCTCAGTAATGCCTGACAACATTTAATGAGCTCTGCTTTCATCAGAAGTTAAAAGACCCTTTAATAAAGCTCTCTTGCTTCAGTGTTGACATTATTTGCACAAAACACACTAATCCTTTTCTTAACCAGTGTAGTAGGCTCACACGTGCACCTTATGTCGGAATAAATGACAATGCTAATGACTTAGCTATGCAGCAAGTACAGCATTTTATGTAGTTTGACTGTGCAAGCTCCAGTTTCTCCTGACTTGCTTCAAACTGTACTTGGTCCTCAGAACAGCTGTCTTATACTCTCTTAGATGTCCCATCAGGAGCAATATTTCTCTATTTTTAAATGACAGGCATTTTTAGTATGGTATTTCATTTCTCTGAAGCCTTGCTGTAATTGCTGTGTCAAACATTTGCATTTTAATTAATATTTTTTTCACTGGAGCTGCTCTTTTCGCCCAGTATTGAACGTGGAATACACTATTTGGATTGTTTCCCTATTACGTGGTTAAAATTCATGGTTAGCTTTGCCAGCTTAacatttgcacttttttccttttctgtAGTAAACTCAAGAACAGCCCAGCAAGCTAAGATGAAGTGGGTCGTGAACATAACCTTTTATATACTGCAGGTAGGTGAAAAACATGATAAAGAAGCCCAGATTTGCAAGCAAAGACCTACTTCATTATCATAAAGAAAAAGTGTGGCTCACCTTGGAGATGAGATCTAGCTTACCATAGATGCTATTGGTCTCGTATCAATCTTCTTGCCTGACCACATAATAAACCTTAAATCATAAACACTAATGACAGTGGAGACGTGGAAATGTTGCTTGATTGTAGTCTAAGTGGTACAGTTGTGTGTAAATGCAGTCAGAAGTGACATGGGTCTAAAAGGAAAGGGGAATAAAGAGAGTGGTCTGGTAGCGgaccagagagctggacaaatgGTTAATACCAGGGGGAGGAATAGTAAGTCAGCAAACTTCTGATGTGTCTGTGACTTAACATTTAATTGACCCAAGTCATTGTCTTACTGAACCTGGACCATTGGGCACTCCCCATCGATGAAAGCTATGGATCATGCTATATGTACAATATACTCAATACAATGAAATGGACAGCTGAATGAAACCGTCTTGGTGTTAATTATCAGGGTGCGCTGATGATCTCGCTGATCTGGAAGTATTACTCTGATCCAGTGACGGTGGTCCCTAGTAGATGGATAGCCCCTGTGGAGCGCCTTGTGGCTTTTCCAACTGGAGTAGCAGGTAATttatatcaaaaagacatgcatgttagggttaatactcctgtgtatgcccttgaccgaggcatggcaggacaaactggagttggtccccgggtgctgcacatcagctgcccactgctcctagctacacagctaggatgggctgaatgcagagtgtaatttccccatggggatcaataaagtatctctctCTAAAGGGCCAGTGCAGTTTTAATCACTGATGTTTGTGTACTTTTTTATATTTGTTGTACATTTCATATTGATCAGGAAAATAGATAGAGTATACCCTTCTGCTCATTGAAAACACACAATCTTGAGTGAAAACTAAAGTCAAGCCCCTGCTGGCGACTTCTTCATTCACAGCCTGACTGTTCTGTTCTTGCAGGTGGAGTGGGAATAACGTGCTGGCTGGTGGTTTGCAACAAAGTCGTAACTCTTGGTCTGCATTCCATCAGCTAGGGGTTTCCATTGTGTTCCATTTTATCCTCCAGTATTCCCAGAGCAAATAAATGCGTTTGTTGAGGAACTGGTTGAACTACATGTTGTCTAAAGCTTCACAAGGGAAGCCTAGTGgtattttttttacttgttttgcTTGATGTTTAGGTTAAAAGAAGTGCAATGCATTTCATGAAAACTGATTTTGATTGTGTtcttaaggtttttttttctaagtGTTTTTGCTGTGATGGTAATTTATTATTCATTTTGATTGTGACAATGCTCTAATTGCACTTTTCAATTTTTTAATGCAAAGGTAAGGAAATAATCATGTACTCTTCAATAAAATAATGAATCAAAACACTTGGCTAGTTGTTACCGTTCATTTTCCAAAGTAAACAAAAGAAGTTACCTTaattgaatatgtgtgtgtgtgtatatctatctatctatctatctatctatctatctatctatctatctatctatctatctatctactatatatatatatatatatatatatatacacttcatTCACAGTCTCACTGTTCTGTTCTTGCAGGTGGAGTAGGAATTACATGCTGGCTGGtggtttgcatatatatatatatatataaagatacatgtagggaaaaaacttcaataatattccgctcctcattttttGAGCActgttatcaacaccattgacggtttccgaaaaaaataaATACTCAAAACGCTATATGCAGTCATAAAAAATTAAGTACAACCCATGCAAAGTTTTAACATTTTAacttatttcatccatccatccatcgcttatccaagctgcttattctgctctccagagtcacgaggatgctggagcctatcccagcagtaattgggcagcaggcgggtagacaccctggacaggccaccaggccatcacagggcctacacacacacacacacatatatatacacacacacaaacatatacatattcacacctagggacaatttagtacggccaaatcacctgacctacatgtctttggactgtgggaagttactggagcacttggagaaaacccacgcagacacggggagaacatgcaaactccacacagaggacgacctgggatgacccccaaggttgaactaccctggggttcgaacccaggaccctcttgctgtgaggcgaccgcattaacaactgcgccaccgtgccaccccgccCCATATTTCAGCATATTTTAACAGAGAGCTATTTGATCTTCATTTCAATAATATTGATCGGTAAGGTGATATAACAAATACCATGTAACATGTACATTTTGCAGTCTATTATATAATTTGAATAAACAAAAATGCAAACTTTGCATTTGGAAAAAGTAAGTACACTCTTCCCTCTAATAGCTGGTATTGCCCCCTCTGGTAGAAACAACCGCAATTAGCTGTTGCTTATAACTGTCTACCAGTCTCTGACGCTGATTGGAAGAAAGTTTTGCCCAGTCCTCCATTTAGAATTCTTTCAGCTGTGCTATGTTTGAGGGGATTCCTGCATGCACAGCCCGTTTCAAATCCCCCCCACAGCATTTTGATGGGATTTAGATCCTGGCTTTGACTTGACCATTCCAGACCCCATCCATTTCTTTTCAGCCATTCCTTGGTGGATTCACTGGAATGTTTAGGATCATTGTCATATTGCAAGGCCCACTTTCAGTTGAGCTCCAATCTTCTGACAGATGGTCCATATTATCCTCAAGTACCCTCTGTACAATGAAGAATTCATAGTGGATTCCATGACGGTGGGCTGCCCAGGCCCCGGTGAAGCAAAGCAACCCTAACATTTCCACCACATCCATTTGCAGCTGGTATCAGGTTCTTCTGGTCAAATGCTGTCTTTTGTTTTTGCCAAACATGCCTTCTGGTACTGTGGCCAAATAATGATCtttgactcatctgtccagaGCACATTGTTCCAGAAGTCCTGGTCTTTGCCTAGGTGCTCGTTGGCAACTTTAGTCTTGACCTGATGTTCTTCCTGGACAGCGAAGGTGTCACCTCCCATGTAGATCAAATTTGTGCAGCCTCTTTCAAATGGTAGATTCATGCACTTTGACGTCAACAGTGGCAATAGCTACCTGTGGGTCCCGTGATGACATTTTGGGGTTCTTAGAGAATTCTTTTAGCATCTTAAAGTCTGCTCTTGGGCTGAACTTGCTGGTGCAGTCTGGCCTGGACAAGTTGGCAGTTGTTTGAAATCTCCACTTTTAGATGATCTTTGGGACAGTAGAATGATTGATTTCCAATTGTTTGGAGATCTATTTAAATCCCTTTCCACACTCATAGGCTTCTTCTagcttcgtgagatcgataactgctgtttattatcTTACTCTCCTCCCTCTTCTATATTCTCCTTTAACCTTTTCTCAAACTGATTTCGCCATTTTCTGTACTTAAATCTCCTTGTCACTAGATtcactagttttctttctcaaacagcTCATGTTAGTGAGTAGCCTTTCATTCCTTGTCTGTtaactagctttgagcttagcctatcttagcagttagctttattgtATTTGCAGTCAAAGTGGCCTTGTTAAaatgatggtgtgtggtgactgttctgcaGTTACATATAGGTTATCTTACTAAAGAGATGTGACTGTGAGTTAGAGCAGTTACTTTTGGCTAGGATTATGTTAGACGTGATGGGTACTCCAGGTAGTCAGCCCcaagcctgacagcagacctgctattgttagcactagctcagcctcatcattttttttgtgtggggggggggcgggcattGGTAGTTGGCAAAAAAACGATTTGGTGCATTACCACCACCAACTGGAATGGATAGTGGATTAGAATGTATAATTACTTGAAAAAGACTCATGTCTTCTCAATTAAACTAGTTATTTCAcaggtttctgagagggactAAAAGCCTCTCTCAGCAGCTGATGTACACCTCCAGAAACTCCTACaacttgggcagcatggtggtgcagtggttagcaccgttgcctcacagcaagaaggtcctgggtttgaaccccagggttgtccaaccttggggtcatcccaggtcgtcctctgtgtggagtttgcatgttcaccccgtgtctgtggtgggttttctccaggtgcttcggtttcccccaccatcaaaaagacatgcatgttagggttaatactcctgtctttgcccttGACCAAGACatggcccagggaccaactcggcccagggaccaactcggccgatttaacccatcctagctgctacacagctaggatgggttaaatgcagagcgtaatttccctatgagGATCAATGAATtacatcaaaattaaaaaaaaaaaattcaaaaaacacCCAAAAATGTCCTTGCCATATCTACAATTATGTCAGTtctctcagattttctttctgctccagcagtacagttaattaTCATTGCCAAAAAGGCCACAAACTTCATCTCATCCTTAcaaaactcagcatgcttcctgtctgacttgtcctccttaGGTTCTTGGCTCACACCATTCTTTCCATTCTTTTAGCATCTCCATCTCGTTTTtgctctcatcttattcactttctcctccttaattctttttggacacttTGCTGACCCTgtatcatgatttcccttgcagcGCAGGCACTTTACTTGCGCTTTCTCAACTTTACAGTTttcccacattgcagttgtcctccCCACATCTTCTGACTTCATTGCATACTGGAGAAAAAACATCTGCGAGGAGCTCTCTCATATTGTCTCACCCTGTAACTCATAATCAAGGTACACTCTTTGTGGCAACTCCtcttcaaaagtcaaacacacagACTTACTGTCCTCCTCagaatctagtcattcttcttgcaaCATCACGAAATGACTCAGCCTCTACTGACAGTGGCACGCCACTTATTCTcttcttctttgcttttaatCCGAGTGGAAAGCAAGTCACACAGAGACTTCTAAATATCTTGATCTTAAGGGCTCTATTTCTCTGACGCTATGAGATGcaatcaatgataaccatcccactCCTAGTTACCCTGATCGATCATACATCTCCAAGTTTCCCCCCTACAAACTTTCCGACCTCATGTGGTTCCTTGAAAATCCAATTTTATCTTGTCATGGCTATCATCCTAACAAGATACGTCTCATCTGTTCTCAGTGACTGATCACTTGAGCAATTCGATGcattcctcctccttttcttatGTTCAAACCCTCTTTTGTCCTGATTCTCATTTCCAATTTTGCTCCCCGTCTCCGACACCATTTCTGCCGCTACATCCCATGAACTCGACATCTCACCTTCCGTATTTCCGAGGAGCTCAATTCTTATTCTGAGCACTAAGAAAAAAGCCCCCCGAATCGCTCGGCCTCGTCGCAGATCGGTGTTACACCAAATTCTGTGACCCGTCAGATTTGTGATCCTtcctgggcatccaggtggcgtagcggtctattcctttgcctaccaacacggggatcgccgggtcgaatccccccgtgttacctcctgcttggtcgggtgtccctacagacacaattggccgtgtctgtgggtgggaaaccagatgtcctggtcgctgcactagcgcctcctctggttggtcaggcgcctattggggggtagcgtgatcctcctacgtgctacatctGCCTGGccaagctcctcactgtcaggtgagtgagaagtggctggcaactccacttgtatcggaagaggcatgtggtagtctgcacacccgtccctggatcggcagagggggtggagcagcgaccgggatggctcggaagagtggggtaattggccaagaacaattgaggagaaaaggggggggggggtaaaaaaagaagATTTGTGACCCTTCCACTAAAACACTCTTTCAGTCAAGAAACTGCAGTTTAGAAGAGGTTGAGTTTAGGTGTAAAGTTCAAGATGGCTAAATTTAGATATTGGATTGGAGACAGTAGTTATTAGATGTGGGTTAGATGTAAAAAGACGGTCAAGCTGAATCAACGTGCTATCTGTCTGAGTTATTGTGTCGCCTCATTGTTAATCTAATTAACAATACATATATTACAGTTAAGTTTAGAATTAGCATCTGGAGCGTGGCCCGAATAGAGCGTTTTATGGGCAGGGTCACACAATCTaatgggtcacagattttggcgtAACACTGGCGTGGGAAGGCtagcaagagcaagccaccggtcgtgtggcctgctCGGCAGTcgcctctcccgactgcaaaccgcccctgttggtagtcctaccgacCAGCGTGCTCTCCTGTTCCTGTCGACAAGGTAAAGCAATGCATGccataggagactccattacccgcaatatcagattagaTTCGCTAACCTTGATTATTGTTTAATcggggccagagtctctgacagaggataatcttagggtgctggcatcacaaagggagaatcagggaacccaggcacacagcacctctactttcagcaacattgtcatTCATGTCTGTACCAATAACGCTAGGATGAAGACCGGAGTTAAATGTTCTTTCATTTGGATATTGGACATTCAAGGGAGTTTAAGGAAATGCCTTCAAAGTAcagcttttttaattaaaaaaaaacttcaatagTTTCCGATATAAATGTGCACCTCATACAAACTCAAGTGTGTACATGACAGGTGGGTTAGTCCACAGCACTTACATTtttgaaaaaatgttttgttgattTTTCATACATTTTGATATTCCAAAAAATTCAATAGCTACCTGTATATAGGGCCTACTCATACAAAGTCAAGTGTGTTGGAAAGTGCACAAAAGGAGGGTCAATCTgcagtagttttatttatttatttatttatttatttatttatttatttatttcccccttttttctccccaattttatccggccaatcaccccactcttccaagccatactggtctcctcttctccaccccctctgctgctccggggagggctgccgactaccacgtctcctccgatacatgtggaatcgccagccgcttcttttcacctgacagtgaggagtttcaccaggggaacgtagcgcgttgaaggatcacgctattccccccaacccccaacccccaacaggcgccctgaccgaccagaggaggcgctagtgcagcgaccaggacatgtacccacatccggctttccacccgcagacacggccaatagcctgggtgcgtaaaatggcgtcgttcgacttccgacgtacgagtacttgcacaagaacttccggtctgatttattgagagaagagatggcttttGTTTTACACTCACTGTTTGCAGGTCCTCCTTAAAATCAATTCAATTGGTTATGAAGTGTGTTTGGTTGTTAATGTAATAAACATTTCCATTGTTCTAATCTCATCTCAGCATTCTGTGCATTTCAGTTACCTCAAATGGGCTGTTGCCTGCAAATCATTGTAAAAAGTAAAGAGAGGATCACAGTTTATTTGCAATTATACCATGGTTTGTATAAATACTTGGTTCTGATTGGCTGATCTAACTGTCCTTTTCTGGTGGACACGTGAAAGTGGTAGATCACTTTCTGTAAaaactaaacattgttaaaaatGGTTGAATATGGTGTAATGATGACCATGGTATGAGTGGTATAAACCATCAGGAGGCATGagtgagctaaaaaaaaaaatttgtttaaaaatactttctttttttttagggccGGCTATTCTTTATTCCACCATTTACTGTCTCACATTCCATTTAGTCTTAACATACAAAGATCATCCTTTTAAATAACAGGTGAAAAACATTGGTAATGATCAAACTGGATGTGATCATGAATCTCAATCACATAAAACACAAAAACTGTAACGATATCACTGGGTACAGGCAAAGTTCACCTCGAGAGCATGAATTAATTTATATTTTGGCTGAGGGTATACTAAACGAATTGGTTCAAAACATTTGTCAGAAGGGTAGTGGGGATTGCGGGCCAGGTTGGGACATTTCTCCATTACTGTATGGTCCATGCTTTCACCAGAGATCCGTTTTGGTAATTAACCAAGAGCAGGCCATACTAAACAGCTGATTGATGCTCCCAGTGACAGAGAGGGGAATGATGGTATCAAAAAGCTTGTTCTCCTTCACCCTCCTGATACACCTCTCCACATGGACCCTCAGCCATGCGATTGACTGTGTCTCTCGAACGTCTTCCTCCAGCATCTGAgtccttctttgacaagaaggctGGCCGGTACACCCTGCAGGGGACGAGGTCATCGATGATAAAACCCTTGTCAACCATGATGGCCATGCCaggggccaagcagtgtccagatgccactggaaaagCCTAGGACCTGacccatgtgaccaccatcaccatgcagacctggcaggagggaagactacacatgcacacaggggagactcacatcacactattcacacacacgagagaagagacaagacaaaaacattagtcacacatctgagagGGGGAAGgacacaacattgaaacaggataactaatggatttataagatttgtaaagaatgtgatgaggaggatgccaagcagcgtccacgtGGCAGTCACCATCATCATGGAAacttggcaggaggacagactacacgtgcacacgggggaaactcacatcacaccattcacatacacggaagaagagactggaaaaaaacatcattcagagagagagagagagagagagagagagagagagagagagagagagagagagagagagaaagatgagagaaaagagaacatttgcaatagtcataatctataagctataatctcatcggcagaacagtgttggtaaattcattgagacagcaaccaaaccgccatgcagtacaggttgtgaagtacttaatttaaaggcaattaattgcaggttaaggcaaaaagatgagttttaagtttggatacgaagacggtcattatgaccagcGGTCTCAAGAAAGTGAGACTTTTTTtgagtgatttttattttatgttcTGTTAAAAAATATACATGATTATCTGAGTTGAAGGCTTTTCAAACGTGATGACAATAATATTGGTTAAAAAAGTATGGGTCACATGATTTCAGAGTGAGTTCAAAGTTCATCAACATAATGCATTATGGGTAATTTTGGGTCAAGGAAACCAGAGGGACCCACATTCTAAACACGTCTAAGGCGCACACGGTAATGTTATTCATTTAATTCTTTGTTTTTTATGTACTTTTGGACGTGATATTTGTTTCAGTAATTGTTTTTGAATGGTATTTCTGTTGGACACATGTTTATGTTGGCTATGTCTATTTCTTTATAGTTTTCACGGTGTCGTCTGAGAAAGAAAATAAACGGTCAAAGACATCTGTATGAAGCGTCGCCTTTACTGGACTTGTGTAGCTACAGTGAAAACGTACCGCCAACGTGGCcgaggagaagagaggaagagagaaggaatcGCGGGAGCAGCGCACGTTTCGCCGGGAGACGCGGTGGAACGGCCTCTGATACCGTCGGGTAGAAGCAGAGGGTTGGCTTCTGTTCAAGATTGTCGGGATAAATCACCGTGCAGTACCGCGGTTTCGCCAAGAGAGGGCAGCGATTCCCAGCGTACAGCTCTGTACAGGCTTCAGCGTGCAGAAGAGTCGGAGTCACCTCGTCCCTGGCGTCTCCGGACAGAAAACGGCGAGTTTGCATCACCCCAGGCGTCAGGTCTGACTGCTACCGCTAAACATAGGCTGTATTATGAACATTTgcaaagtttgaaaaaaaaagttgtaagaGTGTAGCCTACTTTCTATTTTTTCTTTACTGATGTTGCGTTGTGAATGTTCTATTGTGTGCTTTGAAAGATAATGGTTTGATAGTGGGAGCTGAAATGCAAAGCCAAGGTGATTTTGAGTAAATAGCTGCTGCTACAGGTTACATTGGCCTACTTGATAAGGTCTACTTGAGTAAGTAGCTATATGTTAGCCTACTTGGTTTAATCTCTCAACTATAGCGCTACATAGCCTAGTTATAGGtttatttgcatattttgcaaTAACATGGTAATCGATCCAGCACATTACACAACATGTCTGCTCATAGTGAAAATTCACAAGGTGCTGAATTTAGGAAACAAATTGAGTTCCTTCAATTG
This DNA window, taken from Lampris incognitus isolate fLamInc1 chromosome 7, fLamInc1.hap2, whole genome shotgun sequence, encodes the following:
- the get1 gene encoding guided entry of tail-anchored proteins factor 1 isoform X1 encodes the protein MAAGCAWFLVLGSVFLCNLVKTLLPSIASFLSRMVQKDAEQESEMRAEIQEMKKEHSSISMMDEFARYARLERKINKMTDKLKTHVNSRTAQQAKMKWVVNITFYILQGALMISLIWKYYSDPVTVVPSRWIAPVERLVAFPTGVAGGVGITCWLVVCNKVVTLGLHSIS
- the get1 gene encoding guided entry of tail-anchored proteins factor 1 isoform X2 — encoded protein: MVQKDAEQESEMRAEIQEMKKEHSSISMMDEFARYARLERKINKMTDKLKTHVNSRTAQQAKMKWVVNITFYILQGALMISLIWKYYSDPVTVVPSRWIAPVERLVAFPTGVAGGVGITCWLVVCNKVVTLGLHSIS